CTATCGTTGTCATCGTCTTCGGTGCCCACCGCGGACGGCGCTGGTGCCTACTCCCACGTCTTTCGCGATTTCGGCTATGGACGTAAGATTGTGCATGCTGGCTTGCAGGCCGCGTACGACCACATCATTAAACAGGCACACTTTGCGATTCGGCGAGACTTGAAGAAGAGcgcggagcaggaggccATCGTCGTGTTTGCGCACAACCTGCAGCACATGCTTCTCCAGCGACCTCTCTCCCGCTCACGCATCTTGGCGATGGATCCTGGCTTGGCGAACGGTGTGAAGTGCGTGGCGCTGGACGAGAACGGCGCCGTTGAAACCTTCTTCACCTGCACACTCATGGACGAGCAGAAGATGCGGCGCTACGTCATTCAGGTGGTTGAGTCGAGGAAGTTGAACAAGATCGTGATTGGCAACGGCACGGCATCTGGCCGCGTGACGGACTTGATTGCGGACCTCATCAAGCAGCAGAAGTGGACAGATGTGGAGTTTGCCGTCGTGAGCGAGGCGGGCGCGAGTGTGTACTCGGTGTCTGATATTGCGAAGGAGGAGTTTCCCAACCTCGACGTCATGTACCGTGGCGCGGTGAGCATCGGCCGTCGCGTACTGGACCCGTTGAGCGAGCTGGTAAAGATACCAGTGCGCAGCATGGGCATTGGAATGTACCAGCATGACGTGAacgagaaggagctgatgcGGGAGTTGAGCTACGTGCTGGAGTCCTGCGTCGCCAAGGTCGGAGTCAACGCGGCCAGCGCGAACCGCTACGTCATGGAGAAGGTGCCTGGCATCAAGAAGAGAATTGTGGACCAGATTGTGCTGGCGCGCCATGCGAAGAAGCTGCATAGCCGCGAAGACTTGCGGCGGGTGCCGGCCATGACGGAGAGCGTCTACGAGCAGATCGCAGGCTTCTTCCGCTTCCCTAACTCGCCAGAGCCACTCGACAACACGAGTATCCACCCCGAGTCTTACCCGCTGGTGCGGCGTCTCGTGACGTTTTACACGGCAGGCCAGCTGGGTGACGGCGAAGCGATGGCCGAGAAGCCGGGGAACGCGGCAGATGGTGCGGCGACGACACTCGGTGACGCACACATCCGCCAGCAGGTCGCccagcagctggagcgcatgTCTCCTGCTCAGCTTGCGAGCTTGGCCACTGAGAAGCTGTCTTGCAGCGTAGAGACGCTGGAGCTGTTACGCCAAGAGCTGCTTCACCCGGGCTTGGACCCGCgcgcttcgctgccgcacgccGGACTACTGCGCCGCGACGTGTGCGACGTGCAGAATCTTCGTTCCGGCGAGCTGCTCTCCGGTGTCGTGCAGAGCGTCACAATGTTTGGTGCGTTCGTTGACTGCGGTCTGCACGACTCGGTACTCCTGCGCGGCGAAGGcgtggatgcgctgcaggtgggCGTGTACCTCGACCAGCGCATCCGCTTTGACGGCCTCGACCACTTGAAGCGTCCGCGGGTGTTCTtggtgcgcgcggcggctcCTGCTGCCTCTGGCCACAGCGCAGAGGGCGGGAAAGGATGTGCGCCGTCGGCCGCGCCTCGGCGGCTTCGGCTGGAGGCCGAGGACGTTCTCGGCAGAAACGGGCGAGGCTTCGTCAGCCAAGCTTCACCCGACGCACGCCTCTACGACTTAGTGGAGAGCAGTGCGGATGGGGGTGTGatagcagcggcgccgacgctgaCCGCGCGGGTGATGCGGGAACGCAAACGCCGCGCCGCGGAAGCGCTCGGTAGCGCTAacggcaccgcggcgacCGGTGCGATGGGggcagaggagagcagcCAGGCGAACCGGACATCTCGGCTGCACCTATTCCATTCTCCGGCGGGGAAGCGAGCCCGGGAAAAGCCAGAGACGGATACCCCCTTTCGCcacgcgccgcggcgtgcggAGGATGTCGTCGttgcttctgctgccgctcgtcCACATTCGACCCTCTCCTTGCAGTCGCCGAAGTGTTCCACCACAAACGGCGCCTCCACGGAACCGCCTGCAAGCGCTTCGCAGACGTCGAAGCCGGCTGCTCGGAGAGTAGACACGGGGGATGCCAGTGGCCAGCGTGGCACCGGCGgtgacagcggcgacgcggtcTTCTTATTTTGAGATGTGTTGCGCGGTGTCGGTTAGGGCTGCTTCCGGGTTGTGCTGGGGGCGCTACGCCTTCTCTGTGTTGTATTCTTTCGCCTTTCCTTCCTGGGCGTGTCAGTGCCTTTGACTGGTGGTGTGCTTGAGAGCGAGTGAGCCCgttgctgtgtgcgcgtgcgtgtgtgtaggcTGCGTCCAGCACCGAGCAGCGCTTGATGCGATTGCTGCCGTTCGAGGGTGAGgcaaagagggaaggggaggagagcgtgtgtgtgtgtgtacacgCATGAGGTCGGAAGGTCCGATAGTTGCGCTCatcagctctctctctctcgcttggttcagcctcggcgccgcttcctcttttctctttgtgGTGCCTTTCGTGATGCGTCTCTGCCGCACTGAGCGGCGAGGTATCGACGATCCAGcaagaagggagggagggcggttTGAGAAAGATTGTCATACACGTGCTGGTCTGCGAGCTACTCGACGTCCAagcggaaaagaaaaaggccacatgcacacgcagacgcatacacagacacagatGCGTGCAGGGGCGCACTGTCAGCTGCGCTCCTCGtatgcgtgcacgcgcaccgttttctttttgttttgtttctgtGGGAGGCCTTTGTCCATTCCACATTTGGTCGTTGGAAAAGCAAAGTGACGAGAAGAATAGAcccgtgcatgtgcgcatgcgttttctctctccatccactcctcttcccccccctccccccacccccgtcCTTCCCGCTTGCCTCGGCGCAGCGCTGACCCACTCCCTGGCGGGTGTGATCATCCAATGGCATAACAAGAACAGAagcggcgtgcgtgcactGATAACTCCAGCCCGAAAGTAAGCGCGCTGGTCAACAGTAGCTGCGTGCTTGTATACTTACCTCACCATCCTCGTCATCACTTTTTGTGCTCTCACGCTTCTCTTTGAGTTTTTAACACCTGAGACCACACGTGCACCGCGTGCTGACATGACCACTCTTCTTCCTACACATCGAGTTGCGCAGCGGACGCATGttttctcttcgtctctcGTATCTTCGCCGTTGCCCCGCCTTCAAAAAAAACGACCTACTCGAGAAGCCGATGCTGGCGATACACTCGGATCCTCAGGATatgcgccgcggccgcgacggcggtggtcaTTGAGGCCACGATGGGGGGGGTGGGCATGGAGGGCGTGGCGGTGaccgtggtggcggcgacatgCACGAGTGCCACGGCCGCGAGAGCTAGGTCATCAATGCTGCCAAGGAGAACGCGTGAACGTTGACGAGCGCGTCAGTCCCAGTCGAGACGAACTGCTTTCCGATTGACTTCTCTGAAGGCAAGCTCCACAACTACGCCAGGTCCTACGAGTTCCTGGGGAGGCGCAAGGGCATGGCGGGTCAAATACGGAGGATCGACGCCCAGCACGAACTCGTTCGCGTGATCCATGCGAAACACCTGACCGAGTCGGGCACGCGGACTTCGGTGCAGGTGGAGGGCCTCTGCGTGTACACGGGGCACACCATTCTGTCCGCGAAGAGGCTGGACATCGGGGACGGTTTCTTCATCGAGTGCACGCGGAAGTAGGAAGAGGGTCGGGCTAGGATTGTGGAGCATCACCACCGAGTCAGCATCTGATACAATGGCGAGGTGAGCCTGAAGCTCccggcgcacacacccagTCGGTGAGCAAGATCATCGCCTACGGTCTCGCCGACACCTGCCGGGAGCATATCGGCTCCGACTCCGTGGACCTGAAATCGACCCTggagcgcggtggcagcCTAGTTACGATGGACGCCAGTCTCCCTTACCGTCTCGCACATTGtgaagcagcgcggcggtgaggcggtGATGATGGACATGCGGCAGCTGGATGTgagcgccgtcgcccgcTCTGCAATGAGCTGTATGGAAGCGAAGCACATGAGCGCTAATGTGAAGCTGTACACCTTGGGCTTTCTGACCTTCTTGGCAAGCAGCAAGAGTTGGCAACCGTACCGCATGAGCCACCCGGACAAGGTCGAGGAGCAGGCGCTCTACGAAGACAGCGAGTTGGCTTCTTCGTTCATTTCCACCAAATACCCGGCAGGCTGGCAGCAGAACGCAAGCGAGGTGCTGAACACGAAGTTTCCTGGGCTCCTCGGGGAGGTGACGGCGCACCTCAGTCTGGGCGGCAAGGACACTATTAGTGCTCTACCGCGGCGCCATGACGGACGCTGAGGCCGCCTTCACGGCGAACGTGGAGCTGGCCATGGAGCAGGTGCCTCCAGGCCGGGACACTGCGACGGTGGTCGCGCAGCCCCGCTCGCACGTCGGCATGCCGTGAGTTCTCACGACAGTGTTTCCACGTGAGAAGGTCAGAGGCTACACCGGCCTCAGCAGCGCTTCCTGCGGCTTTCCTACGACGATGTATTGTATCCTCTTCGCTGATGCCGATCACAACAGAGCGGTGGGTCCCTTGTAGAGCGCCAACTGCTCTCTCGGGGCACGGGTGCACACCTACTATCTCGCGGCACAGGCgtgccgcctccctctcgctAACCGGCCTTCAGAAGCTGGCGTAGAACACGTGCTTCGTGTACCCCGAACAAGCCAGACACGCTTCCTCTGCGATTGCCCATCAGCTGCGCCTACGAGTACCCGCGCAAGTACGACTCGCTAAAGGCATTGAGGGAGCTTCCCAGCAGTATGCATGCCACGATGCACGACCTTTAAGGCGACGCGAAGCGATGTGCACGGGTGGGCAAAAGCCGTGATGCACTTGCTTCCAtggcggcgtgtgcgttcACGTCTTGTCCAGCCCCGTAAGCTTACCAAGCTTTCAGTGTCATCGGCGACACTCATTCCTGTTGCATACAATTTTTTTCATATatcgttttctctttttcatCGTCTGACACTCTTTCATATCCGCTTTGAAAGtgctccgtgtgtgtgtgtgtgccggttGTGGGATGCGCACACAAAGGCACGGGGGTATAGACACACCTGCGCGCGTTGACGGTCGGCGCTCTGTCGTCTTGCATCGGCTCATTGAGGGCTTTTTTCTTGGGTACAGTACCACTTGAACGGCATAAACGACAATaaacgaaacgaaaaggaCAGAGCGCGTTTGGCAGACGTAggagcacgcacgcacacacacacacacacacacacacacacacacacacacacacacacacacgcgtgcgcgctgaAGGAGAACACCACCACTGCGCACTCTTGGCGTTGGCCGGAGAGGATATTTGCTGTTGCACCGGGGGCGAGGTGGAGCGCGCTTTGCAGACCGACCTCATCCCCCTCGCTCCGGTGCATGTCCTCGCCTGCGGCGCGGCGAGTTCAGTGTGCGTTGTGGCGCGGCTGCTTTTCACGTGAGTCCCTTGCGAGATAGAgggcggtgtgtgtgggggcgACGCAGGTTTGCCTTCTCTGTACTGTGTGAGCGTCCTGCTAGCCAATGATCAAGTCCACTCGTAAagcctcctctctcttctgcttCCCCCCTTACCGCCTCTTCATTGCACCCCCTTCATCACTGCTCCCACCCACTCGTCCTGGCCGttgtgcgcttgtgtgctgTGTTTGCTCTGGCACttgcggcgcacgcacgcagtgaacttgcgtgcgcgcgcgtacgGATATCCGCGTGCGCAGATTATCGGCCACTCATCCATCCGTCATCATTACTCTCTCTAttttcttgtgtgcgtgtgtgtgtgtgcgtgagttTTGTTTGGGGCTGCTCTCTTGCTTAggccctcccttcccttccctcttttccgTTGTCCACGTTTGCGCTGTTGGGTTGGATTTCTTTTGTGTTCTCGTATTCGTATCATCGTGTCGttgcgccgcccccgcctccgcctcctcctcctcctcttcctctggGCCTCGTCCGTCGTTGCTTACCCGTCATCGTCAACGCAGCTGGCTGCGTACGCGTACAGACGTCGCACAAGAAAGAGGTGGGAAGACAGACGCCAAGGGAAAAAACACCCCCAAACGAAAGTCGGCGTCTCTTCGTGTTTGGAGAaaatttttttttgtcgaAACATTTTCCTCCTGCTGTGCTCTAAGCGTACCCTTATTGTTGCTCACCCTTTCTCCGCAGCATTGCAGCTGCtcttgtgtgtttgtgtgtgtgtgttcttgcAAGCTTGCCTTTCGACTTTCTGCCTCTCGGCGACCCTCCTCCCTGTGtttctctccatctcctgATTCGCATCCGTCTCTGTCTCACTTGCCCCGTGAGCGCGGTCTGGCTTGTTCTTGAAACACCTGAAGAGATATACACACACCGTTGATCCAAGTAAATTTTTTCGTGTCTCACTGCCTTCACCATGTCTGCGAGCGAACTGCGGGTGTACTCGTGGGAGGAGATTGCGAAGCACACGAATGATGACGACTGCTGGGTGGTGATGTACGACAAAGTGCTGGATGTGAGCAAGTGGCTGCAGGAGCACCCTGGCGGCCTCGACCCCATCAAGGACATGGCTGGCATGGATATCACAAACAGCTTCGAGAGTATTGGGCACTCGAGCACGGCGTTGGTGAAAAGTAAAAGCTTCATCATCGGCTGCGTGGACCCGGAGGAGTCGAAGATGCGCAAGGAGGCCGCAAAGAAGGCGTCGACCCCGGCCCCGAAGTGGTCGGAGACGAAGCGTGAAGAGCTGCGGCGCTACAAGGGTGGTGAGGGTATTATCCCGATGCCCGCCCTCATCGGGGCGGTGGTAGCCATCCTGGCTCTTCTCTTCTATCTGTTGAGGTGACACAGCGTtgcatgcgcatgtgtgtaCGTGCTTGTGTGGGCGGAGCGTTgaggtgagagagagaggcatcCGCTTtcgccccacccacccacgccgCCATCATCCATAACACAAAACAGAAGTTGGAACCATCAACGTTATCAGGAGGCAGCAGAACATATAAACAAACAGgacggaggggggagggagggaggggatgagGCTGTCATTCCTTATTCACCGGAACGCGGTGGATTTCTCTTCGCTTCACGCACTTCGCTGTTTTTCTGCCTTCTGCCTTTGGGTTTGTTTTCTGTATCTTGGGCAGGGGTGAAGCGGCAACGGTCTAGAGCGAATGTGACGCGCTGGATGGACGGCCGAAGTGCTACACATCCACACGTATTGAAGGGCGCACGTGCAACAGATATGACCGTTGATGGGTGTGGACTGCGGGAACGtcaagaacaacaacaaaatgAAAAGAGAATCtccgaggaggcggaagcgaggagcatgcgtgtgtggtcTATCTTTGAGTGGGAGTGGTCTTAGAGGTTCTTTCGTtttagtgtgtgtgtgtgtgtgtgtgtgtgtacctCTGGAGCTGAATACTGCACTGGCAACTCCGGTGAAAAACACAACAACGAAACGAATGAACGCGAAGGTGCCGCTCCATAGAGGGAGCCAGGGAGCTGAGCAGCTGCCAATACGCGCAAAGTAGTGCATCACTGTGCGCTGCTGACTCACCGAATGGAGAGAAGGCTGCGGGAGCGATGCAGAGATGCATGTCTGAGCGCCAGCTATGCGCGGCAGGCTCACTCGCCGGATACGCATCGTCATCTCGATCCCCCTCTTTTACTTGGCGGTGGAAGCACACGGTCATATGCGCTGCTCGGCTGTAATGCTGATGAGTGATGGCATAGGACGCACAGGATCGCGACCCTCTTCCGCTGGTTCTCCCTCGGCTCTTGTTTCGATTGCTTCTTGACTCCAGGCATCCACCATTTTGCGCAGACTCGCACGTATTGGGACGAGTCGAGTTGCCCAGCTGGCAGGACACTCCGCATTGTTTTCTTCTCTGATCGCCTATTTGCGTGCTCTCCCTCTATCATGTGGCTGCCTCCATCGTGAAatggaagggggaggagtcGAATGAGACGGAGCGTTCGCAGAAGCGTTcggatgcacgcacgcaaccCACACGCTCTACGAGCACCAAAGAGGGCTGAGCGAAAGGGAATAACACGCAGCCTCTCGGGagttggtgtgtgtgtgtatgtgcttaGACGGCATATGCAGCGGGTGGAGAGCACCGGCGAAACCGGGTTCACGCCTCCGCGCTGCCCCGCTACTTAACGCCTTAGGAACATTACGCTGTTATGCCGACGTTTTATTTCGTTTGTTCTTTTTGCACTCCTGCCCCGTTGGACGTACAGGGCGTGATGGGCGCGCGCGTATCGCcagagggaaggggtggggaggggagtgccGCATCGCAAAAGAAAAAGTGGAAAACGCGGATagagcgagcgaggcggacgCGGCTGCGTGGTGGTCGCTGCGTACGCACGCGTAGGCGTCTTTCCGTCTGTGTCCCAAAAGCAGCTTCTCCGCTGTAGATacttctctctgcctctcttgTTTGCCTCCTTTCGCCTTGTAGACGCCATCATTCTCTATCCTGGCTCCTGATGCTTTTCAacatgcgctgcgcctctcaCCCTGTCCCTCAGCGCCATGGTGCTGATGCACCACGCCCGCCCGCCCATCCctccgcagcgacgccgggAAAATTCCCTGTGCGTGTTTCGGGCGGGAGGTGCACGCGCCGGATGGCGGTGTTGCCACAGTACTTCGGCAGCTCTCATGCGGGCATCGACTTTCGCGTTTTGCGACGTTCTCGCTTTgggcgggcggcgcggcgcagacaGGCCATCGggcgaggagcggcggcgatgctcTACGACAACGCTGCGCTGACATGTACTGCGAAAACACACCGCGAGCCCCTTGCGTGAAGTTGCCGCGCTGAGTGTAAAGCGATAGGGCCGGGGCTCGGCCAACGGCGAAGAAAACTGGACCAGCGATGACgcgggcggtggtgcgcggctGTTGcacaccgcctccccccGCCCATGGCCCCCGGCACCGGCCCCCACAAGAGCAAAgggtgtgtttgtgtgtggcATACTGCGGCGCACCGGGGGGCACAAGCCCTGGCACGACTGGCCtgtcgcgtgcgcctccgaTTTCCGCCTGCCTTTTCGCACCGCGAATCGGAACGCACGGGCAGGGTGTACAGGCTTTCGAAATGGGCAGTGCCGGGGCCGGCATCACCAACCGCATGGATCACGGACCCGGCCGCCGGCCCCCGACACGCCGAGCCGACATCCCCCGAAACCGCGCTGCACGACGCGACACGCTACAACAAGAGCTGCTTGGCGGCAGGAGACCACCCACGCCCAGCTGCGCACGAACACCTTTGCGCACCTTGGGTTCCCACAGCGACGGGCGACAGGCAGTGGCAACGCGGAGTGCAGacggtgtgctgcgcacTACTCCGCCAGCATTGcggcacccccacccccagtTGTGTTTGCTACGAGGGCTTCCGACCCATCGTTGCGCCCCGGTGCGCCACGCGAGCACCCCCGATCGCTTGAAGCCCAAAGCGCGCCGAAGCTGAAGCCCCGGGCTTGCACGCAATGGCTTGACCACGCACACCCCACCCGCGCTGCATGAGCGTCCCTCTTCTCGGTTGCCCGTGGATGCTGCCCGCTGCCCCCCTCAAAACGACAGATCATGAGCCCTTGTGCACAGGAACATGCTCACTCAccggcccccccccccccccccccccg
The genomic region above belongs to Leishmania major strain Friedlin complete genome, chromosome 11 and contains:
- a CDS encoding putative transcription modulator/accessory protein, which gives rise to MVASARNGVTPRQTRKASAALRAPTAIGKRKYTRRAPAAASKAAADAVGSATGGASASSSSASGTEAKHRPSTHRGGDSASDTDAHGTRDEEEEVYSGQYELSPEETYRQTSERLLLPLNAVRFVLTQAKEGATVPFLARYRQGETGRMDETQLRLVMDTAKEVAEVHRRRQFMLRSLESRGLLTPALQTALESMVHVSQLEDAWEPYKERRTSLASRGRAAGLGPYADALLHFNPDDPDCKARLDELSAFVRRTDEGERLLTAIVAEDVQRSEVLRRRLGEYCRHTARLSSTLMAKPRKKAAKELHEESFEALRKHFAYYDNKSWSVQRVAAHVVLALQRGEAKGALKVDTGSGPKSHGLFMHTVREQYPSLNRLLSLSSSSVPTADGAGAYSHVFRDFGYGRKIVHAGLQAAYDHIIKQAHFAIRRDLKKSAEQEAIVVFAHNLQHMLLQRPLSRSRILAMDPGLANGVKCVALDENGAVETFFTCTLMDEQKMRRYVIQVVESRKLNKIVIGNGTASGRVTDLIADLIKQQKWTDVEFAVVSEAGASVYSVSDIAKEEFPNLDVMYRGAVSIGRRVLDPLSELVKIPVRSMGIGMYQHDVNEKELMRELSYVLESCVAKVGVNAASANRYVMEKVPGIKKRIVDQIVLARHAKKLHSREDLRRVPAMTESVYEQIAGFFRFPNSPEPLDNTSIHPESYPLVRRLVTFYTAGQLGDGEAMAEKPGNAADGAATTLGDAHIRQQVAQQLERMSPAQLASLATEKLSCSVETLELLRQELLHPGLDPRASLPHAGLLRRDVCDVQNLRSGELLSGVVQSVTMFGAFVDCGLHDSVLLRGEGVDALQVGVYLDQRIRFDGLDHLKRPRVFLVRAAAPAASGHSAEGGKGCAPSAAPRRLRLEAEDVLGRNGRGFVSQASPDARLYDLVESSADGGVIAAAPTLTARVMRERKRRAAEALGSANGTAATGAMGAEESSQANRTSRLHLFHSPAGKRAREKPETDTPFRHAPRRAEDVVVASAAARPHSTLSLQSPKCSTTNGASTEPPASASQTSKPAARRVDTGDASGQRGTGGDSGDAVFLF
- a CDS encoding putative cytochrome b5, giving the protein MSASELRVYSWEEIAKHTNDDDCWVVMYDKVLDVSKWLQEHPGGLDPIKDMAGMDITNSFESIGHSSTALVKSKSFIIGCVDPEESKMRKEAAKKASTPAPKWSETKREELRRYKGGEGIIPMPALIGAVVAILALLFYLLR